A single Amphiura filiformis chromosome 8, Afil_fr2py, whole genome shotgun sequence DNA region contains:
- the LOC140159651 gene encoding ATP-binding cassette sub-family C member 8-like, which translates to MSQSLEWFCGQEDQIPDNSTWISNNTCVINFISVLPHILFILFSTFVLIFCSCFQYRHHTCNYLQKLPAHNFRWILLMLFIFFCACSIGESILTDRTYRESTKPQLYLPAVFAFLGGIISLIYYHNCEVWQSLSLLNVLLMYWILGFITECLKVEDYHVNQKAGVHIARYDVAVVNLLVYFVLVLMELLVQLRSRTAPRERPIPEAKDMKFYEGYVNCLSYGLFNWTSWLLKLGYKRPLEMEDLGTLPTNHQTKYNYGKLRRQFRQEMERVRKSNEIPSFWKIYYKTFTGIVLETFTTRLIADNVRYILPLSIYAITTQVMISQRDEEMKTQPHYFTLSEVFSNVYILCLFFAAAPFIHAILQFIHYYRTACLGVHMKSALQALIYEKSLRIYNLAGGDVTVGAITNHISTDTINIQFFCEKMHLTWSVPLQIVTVLIILYFYVGVAAILGFLSVLLLIPVLVFIIKAITKHQEQTAKRSDIRLKRSNEMLQGIKLLKLYGWEEEFRNRIEVARTEELKSLLKFNIQFGNIVTLSFLLNTGISLVVSITMKQFLERAIPHLHSVRIRILRGRTLHPVSRSRRLF; encoded by the exons atgagccaGTCTTTGGAATGGTTTTGCGGACAAGAAGATCAAATTCCTGATAATTCAACTTGGAtttcaaacaacacgtgcgtCATAAACTTCATATCAGTATTACCCCACATATTATTCATCCTTTTTTCAACGTTCGTTCTGATTTTCTGTTCATGTTTCCAATATCGCCACCACACGTGCAATTACTTGCAAAAGCTTCCTGCGCACAACTTTCGATGGATTTTATTGATGCTGTTTATATTTTTCTGCGCATGCTCAATAGGAGAGAGTATTCTCACCGATCGAACTTATCGCGAGTCTACCAAGCCACAGCTTTATCTCCCGGCAGTATTTGCGTTTTTAGGAGGAATTATATCTCTGATATATTACCATAACTGTGAAGTATGGCAATCGCTGAGTTTACTCAATGTTTTACTTATGTATTGGATCCTGGGATTCATTACTGAATGTTTAAAAGTGGAAGACTACCACGTTAATCAGAAGGCTGGAGTCCACATTGCTCGATACGATGTAGCCGTGgtcaatttgcttgtttattttgtATTAGTTTTGATGGAACTACTTGTGCAACTACGTTCTAGG ACGGCACCTAGAGAAAGACCAATACCAGAGGCAAAAGATATGAAATTCTACGAAGGATACGTAAATTGCCTGTCATATGGACTGTTCAACTGGACAAGCTGGCTTCTTAAATTGGGGTACAAGCGCCCTCTGGAGATGGAAGACTTGGGTACTTTGCCAACGAATCATCAGACCAAATACAACTATGGAAAATTAAGAAGACAATTCAGACAGGAAATG GAAAGGGTTCGCAAATCGAATGAAATACCATCTTTTTGGAAGATATATTACAAAACATTCACTGGGATTGTCTTGGAGACATTCACCACACGGTTGATCGCAGACAATGTCCGGTATATTCTACCATTGAGTATCTATGCCATAACAACACAAGTAATGATTTCGCAACGAGATGAAGAAATGAAG ACACAGCCACACTACTTCACCTTGTCAGAAGTCTTCAGCAACGTGTATATCCTCTGCTTATTCTTTGCTGCTGCGCCATTTATCCATGCTATTCTACAGTTTATTCATTACTATCGAACTGCCTGTCTAGGTGTCCATATGAAATCGGCTTTACAG GCTCTCATATACGAGAAATCTCTTCGCATCTACAATCTTGCAGGAGGAGACGTAACTGTTGGTGCGATAACAAACCATATATCTACTGACACAATTAATATACAGTTCTTCTGTGAAAAGATGCATCTTACTTGGTCAGTTCCTCTACAA ATTGTCACTGttcttattatattatatttctaTGTTGGAGTAGCTGCAATTCTGGGATTCCTCAGTGTGCTTCTATTAATTCCTGTACTAGTCTTTATTATCAAAGCGATCACAAAACATCAAGAACAAACGGCG AAACGTTCAGATATTCGACTAAAGCGGTCTAATGAGATGTTACAAGGAATCAAGCTACTCAAATTATACGGATGGGAGGAGGAGTTTAGAAACAGAATAGAAGTGGCCAGGACAGAGGAGCTGAAATCCCTGCTGAAATTCAACATTCAATTTGGCAATATAG